A genomic segment from Nicotiana tabacum cultivar K326 chromosome 7, ASM71507v2, whole genome shotgun sequence encodes:
- the LOC107791199 gene encoding CRM-domain containing factor CFM3A, chloroplastic/mitochondrial isoform X2, producing MALVPSHQFYPRTTRLSFFRYNSIIPFKKPNFHTTHNNIVNQDCIFKQTPQKRSNFVLKNKAKTWNSKPKVSATSVFSSSWLGKWNETHNEIKLNKPQIVLSYRNNGDTSGSDCEESSSGGSSTMDRIVEKLKKFGYVDEAKQKDKKVIRDVEKGSIEDIFFVEEGILPNVRGGFSEESPFGDENVFVKDGVVKFPWEKPLVKEEEGGNSMSSRSRTHLAELTLPASELRRLTNLALRIKNKTRISGAGVTQQVVETIREKWNTSEVVRLKVEGAPALNMKRMHEILERKTGGLVIWRSGTSVALYRGVSYETPSERMKKRIMRNEIRRKNSPIVDDESNQNPSESSPSNYVNSLRPESANTSEENGNIVRQPEVNYEDEVDKLLDGLGPRYTDWPGAEPLPVDADLLPGIVPGYQPPYRLLPYGVRSTLGTKEATALRRLARILPPHFALGRSRQHQGLASAMIKLWQRSSIAKIAIKRGVQLTTSERMAEDIKKLTGGMLLSRNKDFLVFYRGKDFLSPEVAEALLEKESLAKMLQDEEEQARLGASVSLTAGVATIDSSRTAGTLGETLDADARWGKRLDDKDKETVMREAEIVRHADLVRKLEKKLVFAERKLMKAERVLSKVEETLNPLDRRAEPDSLTDEERFMFRKLGLRMKAFLLLGRRGIFDGTVENMHLHWKYRELVKIMVKAKNFEQVSKIALALEAESGGVLVSVDKVSKGYAIIVFRGKDYSRPPTLRPKNLLTKRKALARSIELQRREALLKHISTVQTRVQQLTAEIEQLASVKDSGDDELYDKLDSAYSTEDEEEGDEAYIEVYDSDNDVVNSSDDSDDIPHLETEYQHLHQNESQRELV from the exons ATGGCTCTTGTCCCTAGCCACCAATTCTACCCCAGAACCACAAGGCTATCATTCTTCAGGTACAATTCAATTATTCCTTTCAAGAAACCAAATTTTCATACAACCCATAATAATATTGTCAATCAAGATTGCATTTTTAAGCAAACCCCACAAAAAAGATCAAATTTTGTGCTGAAAAACAAGGCCAAAACATGGAATTCAAAGCCCAAAGTTAGTGCTACTAGTGTATTTAGCAGTTCTTGGTTAGGTAAATGGAATGAAACCCATAATGAAATTAAGCTAAACAAGCCCCAAATTGTGCTTAGTTATAGGAATAATGGGGATACATCTGGTTCTGATTGTGAAGAAAgtagtagtggtggtagtagtACAATGGATAGAATTGTtgagaaattgaagaaatttggGTATGTTGATGAGGCTAAACAGAAGGATAAAAAGGTAATTAGAGATGTTGAAAAAGGGTCTATTGAGGATATATTTTTTGTTGAAGAAGGAATATTGCCAAATGTAAGAGGTGGGTTTTCCGAGGAATCCCCATTCGGGGATGAGAATGTGTTTGTTAAAGATGGTGTGGTTAAATTTCCATGGGAAAAGCCATTGGTGAAAGAAGAAGAGGGGGGTAATTCGATGAGCAGTAGGAGTCGGACTCATTTGGCTGAGCTGACACTACCTGCTTCTGAGCTGAGAAGGTTGACAAATTTGGCTCTCAGGATAAAGAACAAGACGAGGATTAGCGGTGCTGGTGTTACGCAACAAGTTGTGGAAACCATTCGCGAGAAGTGGAACACATCGGAGGTTGTCCGGTTGAAAGTTGAAGGTGCTCCTGCACTAAATATGAAGAGAATGCATGAGATTCTAGAG AGGAAAACTGGTGGACTGGTGATTTGGAGATCTGGCACTTCTGTGGCTCTTTACAGAGGTGTCAGTTATGAGACTCCATCTGAGCGAATGAAGAAGAGGATAATGAGAAATGAGATTCGTCGTAAGAACTCTCCAATAGTTGATGATGAAAGTAATCAAAATCCTTCAGAAAGCAGTCCTAGCAATTATGTGAATTCACTCCGACCAGAATCTGCAAATACTTCTGAAGAGAACGGAAATATCGTTAGACAACCAGAAGTGAACTATGAAGATGAAGTAGACAAATTGTTAGATGGCCTGGGGCCTAGGTATACAGATTGGCCGGGAGCCGAGCCACTTCCTGTAGATGCAGATTTACTTCCAGGTATAGTCCCCGGATATCAACCTCCGTACAGACTTCTCCCTTATGGGGTGAGATCTACTCTTGGGACGAAGGAGGCAACCGCTTTAAGAAGGCTTGCCAGAATTCTACCTCCACATTTTGCTTTAG GTAGAAGCAGGCAGCATCAAGGTTTGGCGTCAGCAATGATTAAGTTGTGGCAAAGAAGTTCAATTGCAAAGATTGCTATAAAACGTGGCGTCCAGCTTACTACAAGTGAGAGAATGGCTGAAGATATTAAG AAATTAACAGGGGGCATGCTACTCTCTAGAAACAAGGACTTCTTGGTATTTTACAGAGGTAAAGATTTTTTGTCACCAGAGGTTGCAGAAGCCTTGTTGGAGAAAGAGAGTTTGGCGAAGATGTTGCAAGATGAAGAAGAGCAAGCTAGGCTAGGAGCATCAGTCTCACTCACAGCAGGTGTTGCAACAATCGATTCTTCAAGAACAGCTGGCACACTAGGCGAAACTTTGGATGCTGATGCTAGATGGGGGAAAAGGCTGGACGATAAGGACAAGGAAACTGTGATGAGAGAAGCAGAAATAGTAAGGCATGCTGACTTGGTCAGGAAGCTCGAAAAGAAGCTTGTATTT GCCGAAAGAAAGTTAATGAAAGCTGAGCGTGTGTTGTCAAAGGTGGAGGAAACTTTAAATCCTTTGGATAGGCGTGCAGAGCCTGACAGCTTAACAGATGAGGAGAGATTTATGTTTCGGAAGCTTGGGCTAAGGATGAAAGCTTTCTTACTTTTGG GTAGGCGTGGAATTTTTGATGGTACGGTGGAGAATATGCACTTGCACTGGAAGTACCGTGAACTGGTCAAAATCATGGTGAAGGCCAAGAATTTTGAGCAAGTATCAAAAATTGCATTAGCCCTTGAAGCGGAGAGTGGGGGCGTCTTGGTTTCAGTGGACAAAGTGTCCAAAGGATATGCTATAATTGTGTTCCGTGGTAAGGACTACAGTCGGCCACCTACTCTGAGACCCAAAAATCttttaaccaaaagaaaggcactGGCACGTTCAATAGAACTTCAGAGACGTGAG GCTCTTCTAAAGCATATTTCAACAGTTCAAACAAGAGTACAACAGCTTACAGCTGAAATT
- the LOC107791199 gene encoding CRM-domain containing factor CFM3A, chloroplastic/mitochondrial isoform X1 — MALVPSHQFYPRTTRLSFFRYNSIIPFKKPNFHTTHNNIVNQDCIFKQTPQKRSNFVLKNKAKTWNSKPKVSATSVFSSSWLGKWNETHNEIKLNKPQIVLSYRNNGDTSGSDCEESSSGGSSTMDRIVEKLKKFGYVDEAKQKDKKVIRDVEKGSIEDIFFVEEGILPNVRGGFSEESPFGDENVFVKDGVVKFPWEKPLVKEEEGGNSMSSRSRTHLAELTLPASELRRLTNLALRIKNKTRISGAGVTQQVVETIREKWNTSEVVRLKVEGAPALNMKRMHEILERKTGGLVIWRSGTSVALYRGVSYETPSERMKKRIMRNEIRRKNSPIVDDESNQNPSESSPSNYVNSLRPESANTSEENGNIVRQPEVNYEDEVDKLLDGLGPRYTDWPGAEPLPVDADLLPGIVPGYQPPYRLLPYGVRSTLGTKEATALRRLARILPPHFALGRSRQHQGLASAMIKLWQRSSIAKIAIKRGVQLTTSERMAEDIKKLTGGMLLSRNKDFLVFYRGKDFLSPEVAEALLEKESLAKMLQDEEEQARLGASVSLTAGVATIDSSRTAGTLGETLDADARWGKRLDDKDKETVMREAEIVRHADLVRKLEKKLVFAERKLMKAERVLSKVEETLNPLDRRAEPDSLTDEERFMFRKLGLRMKAFLLLGRRGIFDGTVENMHLHWKYRELVKIMVKAKNFEQVSKIALALEAESGGVLVSVDKVSKGYAIIVFRGKDYSRPPTLRPKNLLTKRKALARSIELQRREALLKHISTVQTRVQQLTAEIEQLASVKDSGDDELYDKLDSAYSTEDEVSEEEGDEAYIEVYDSDNDVVNSSDDSDDIPHLETEYQHLHQNESQRELV, encoded by the exons ATGGCTCTTGTCCCTAGCCACCAATTCTACCCCAGAACCACAAGGCTATCATTCTTCAGGTACAATTCAATTATTCCTTTCAAGAAACCAAATTTTCATACAACCCATAATAATATTGTCAATCAAGATTGCATTTTTAAGCAAACCCCACAAAAAAGATCAAATTTTGTGCTGAAAAACAAGGCCAAAACATGGAATTCAAAGCCCAAAGTTAGTGCTACTAGTGTATTTAGCAGTTCTTGGTTAGGTAAATGGAATGAAACCCATAATGAAATTAAGCTAAACAAGCCCCAAATTGTGCTTAGTTATAGGAATAATGGGGATACATCTGGTTCTGATTGTGAAGAAAgtagtagtggtggtagtagtACAATGGATAGAATTGTtgagaaattgaagaaatttggGTATGTTGATGAGGCTAAACAGAAGGATAAAAAGGTAATTAGAGATGTTGAAAAAGGGTCTATTGAGGATATATTTTTTGTTGAAGAAGGAATATTGCCAAATGTAAGAGGTGGGTTTTCCGAGGAATCCCCATTCGGGGATGAGAATGTGTTTGTTAAAGATGGTGTGGTTAAATTTCCATGGGAAAAGCCATTGGTGAAAGAAGAAGAGGGGGGTAATTCGATGAGCAGTAGGAGTCGGACTCATTTGGCTGAGCTGACACTACCTGCTTCTGAGCTGAGAAGGTTGACAAATTTGGCTCTCAGGATAAAGAACAAGACGAGGATTAGCGGTGCTGGTGTTACGCAACAAGTTGTGGAAACCATTCGCGAGAAGTGGAACACATCGGAGGTTGTCCGGTTGAAAGTTGAAGGTGCTCCTGCACTAAATATGAAGAGAATGCATGAGATTCTAGAG AGGAAAACTGGTGGACTGGTGATTTGGAGATCTGGCACTTCTGTGGCTCTTTACAGAGGTGTCAGTTATGAGACTCCATCTGAGCGAATGAAGAAGAGGATAATGAGAAATGAGATTCGTCGTAAGAACTCTCCAATAGTTGATGATGAAAGTAATCAAAATCCTTCAGAAAGCAGTCCTAGCAATTATGTGAATTCACTCCGACCAGAATCTGCAAATACTTCTGAAGAGAACGGAAATATCGTTAGACAACCAGAAGTGAACTATGAAGATGAAGTAGACAAATTGTTAGATGGCCTGGGGCCTAGGTATACAGATTGGCCGGGAGCCGAGCCACTTCCTGTAGATGCAGATTTACTTCCAGGTATAGTCCCCGGATATCAACCTCCGTACAGACTTCTCCCTTATGGGGTGAGATCTACTCTTGGGACGAAGGAGGCAACCGCTTTAAGAAGGCTTGCCAGAATTCTACCTCCACATTTTGCTTTAG GTAGAAGCAGGCAGCATCAAGGTTTGGCGTCAGCAATGATTAAGTTGTGGCAAAGAAGTTCAATTGCAAAGATTGCTATAAAACGTGGCGTCCAGCTTACTACAAGTGAGAGAATGGCTGAAGATATTAAG AAATTAACAGGGGGCATGCTACTCTCTAGAAACAAGGACTTCTTGGTATTTTACAGAGGTAAAGATTTTTTGTCACCAGAGGTTGCAGAAGCCTTGTTGGAGAAAGAGAGTTTGGCGAAGATGTTGCAAGATGAAGAAGAGCAAGCTAGGCTAGGAGCATCAGTCTCACTCACAGCAGGTGTTGCAACAATCGATTCTTCAAGAACAGCTGGCACACTAGGCGAAACTTTGGATGCTGATGCTAGATGGGGGAAAAGGCTGGACGATAAGGACAAGGAAACTGTGATGAGAGAAGCAGAAATAGTAAGGCATGCTGACTTGGTCAGGAAGCTCGAAAAGAAGCTTGTATTT GCCGAAAGAAAGTTAATGAAAGCTGAGCGTGTGTTGTCAAAGGTGGAGGAAACTTTAAATCCTTTGGATAGGCGTGCAGAGCCTGACAGCTTAACAGATGAGGAGAGATTTATGTTTCGGAAGCTTGGGCTAAGGATGAAAGCTTTCTTACTTTTGG GTAGGCGTGGAATTTTTGATGGTACGGTGGAGAATATGCACTTGCACTGGAAGTACCGTGAACTGGTCAAAATCATGGTGAAGGCCAAGAATTTTGAGCAAGTATCAAAAATTGCATTAGCCCTTGAAGCGGAGAGTGGGGGCGTCTTGGTTTCAGTGGACAAAGTGTCCAAAGGATATGCTATAATTGTGTTCCGTGGTAAGGACTACAGTCGGCCACCTACTCTGAGACCCAAAAATCttttaaccaaaagaaaggcactGGCACGTTCAATAGAACTTCAGAGACGTGAG GCTCTTCTAAAGCATATTTCAACAGTTCAAACAAGAGTACAACAGCTTACAGCTGAAATT